Proteins from one Ranitomeya variabilis isolate aRanVar5 chromosome 1, aRanVar5.hap1, whole genome shotgun sequence genomic window:
- the LOC143799684 gene encoding uncharacterized protein LOC143799684, whose amino-acid sequence MIDVSEAVDTGEKTYLRISIEASQRAPEQDDEEEGIDVNTLIEAVQSREPLWNMSDRRHADQLITRRLWEEVCSAVMDNWEELDAGAQDLARNRIIVRWRSIRDRFKREFNKEMQAPSGSRGRRSRYKHARALSFLRTTLLSRSTFCSTREPASELQPSGAIPRESATGDHVDPSVSAPSLLFDPSASSTSAGAAGRTSSLEAAGDELEFPLPHPSATAATSRPTLWSGRQRQRGQERSYAPDFLQLNASFHSAIKLLSEQTSAGYNMLNKSILELSSRLDRMQSDANQSPRHCFFQAVLRHMENLTPDLQMHVMQGCHTALAQAISHAPPPTLHVSTPFPSQSTVYPPVRPPPVRPPPVHSTPSSFVPSPLSLSQFLTSPFHSSPLTSPLSIPATPSYLTHTTSAPQLSTQPHVFTTHSTSVPPRDVLSPTLDVVRPPVSPSATISTQNYENL is encoded by the exons gcttcacagcgtgctcccgaacaagatgatgaagaggagggcatcgatgtgaacaccctcatcgaagcagtacaaagtagggagccgctgtggaacatgtcggaccgccgccatgctgaccagttaatcacccgacggctatgggaggaagtgtgcagtgctgttatggataactgggaggaactcgatgctggggcccaggatctagcgc gtaacaggattatcgtgcggtggcggtcaatcagggatcgcttcaagagggagtttaataaggagatgcaggccccgagtggatctagaggacgcaggagcagatacaaacatgccagagccctgtcgttcctccggacgacgctgctgagcagaag cactttctgcagcactcgggagcctgcatcagagttgcagccctctggagcgatccctcgagagtccgccaccggggaccacgtcgacccctctgtttctgcaccttcccttttgtttgatccctcagcctcatccaccagcgctggagcagcagggcggacttcgtcacttgaagctgcaggtgatgagttagagttccctttaccccacccctctgccactgccgcaacatctagaccaactttgtggtcaggacggcagcgccagagaggtcaggaaaggagctatgcgcctgactttttgcagctgaatgcatcctttcacagtgccatcaagcttttgagtgagcaaacgtctgctgggtacaatatgcttaacaaaagcatacttgaactcagcagtcgtcttgataggatgcaatcagatgcaaaccagtcaccaaggcactgtttttttcaggcggtcctcaggcacatggaaaatctaactcctgacctgcagatgcatgtgatgcaaggctgccacactgctctagcgcaggcgatatcccatgcccctccacctacccttcatgtgtcaacacctttcccctctcaatccaccgtctatcctcccgtccgtcctcctcctgtacgtcctcctcccgtccattctactccttcgtcatttgttccttccccccttagtctttcccagtttttaacgtcccccttccattcttcccctttaacttctccgttatcaatcccagcaacaccttcatacctcacacacaccacatctgcacctcaactctctacacaacctcatgttttcaccacccattccacttctgttcctccccgtgatgtcctgtcccccactctcgacgtggtccgcccgcctgtcagcccctccgctactatctccacccaaaactatgagaatctgtaa